In Simplicispira sp. 125, one DNA window encodes the following:
- a CDS encoding TetR/AcrR family transcriptional regulator, with amino-acid sequence MSTQPTKISFKEQMHQARERAILQTACDLLGAKSFDAMTMDDVANGVGIAKASLYKHFGSKEDLCCAAMVEVLHLVRAYLATLDPGLPVVEKLRAVVRWSLERLLAHEMPLLPSSNSTLRSVLMSNKEYADGVILLSDTLGEWIVQAQAEGVIEPTLPPLVVLYTLYARACDPVVGFLKESGLYQDAEIIDLVLRTCFDGLNAR; translated from the coding sequence ATGTCGACCCAGCCCACCAAAATTTCCTTCAAGGAGCAAATGCACCAGGCGCGCGAACGCGCCATTTTGCAGACCGCCTGCGACCTGCTGGGTGCCAAGTCGTTTGATGCCATGACTATGGACGATGTGGCCAATGGCGTGGGCATTGCCAAGGCCAGCCTGTACAAGCATTTCGGCAGCAAGGAAGACCTGTGCTGCGCCGCCATGGTGGAAGTGCTGCACCTGGTGCGCGCTTACCTGGCCACCCTCGACCCTGGCCTGCCCGTCGTGGAAAAACTGCGCGCAGTGGTGCGTTGGTCGCTTGAGCGCCTGCTGGCCCACGAAATGCCGCTGCTGCCCAGCAGCAACTCCACGCTGCGCAGTGTGCTCATGTCCAACAAAGAATATGCGGACGGTGTGATTCTGCTCAGCGACACTTTGGGTGAGTGGATCGTCCAGGCGCAGGCCGAGGGCGTCATTGAACCCACCCTGCCGCCGCTGGTGGTGCTCTACACCTTGTACGCGCGCGCCTGCGATCCGGTCGTGGGTTTTCTCAAGGAGAGCGGTCTGTACCAGGACGCAGAGATCATCGATTTGGTGCTGCGCACCTGTTTCGACGGATTGAACGCACGCTAA